A window of the Halobacterium hubeiense genome harbors these coding sequences:
- a CDS encoding complex I NDUFA9 subunit family protein, whose protein sequence is MDVLVTGGTGFIGTHLCRELDDRGHEVTALSRHPEEAALPESVETVVGDVTAYDSIQSAVEGQDAVVNLVALSPLFKPKGGDDRHFEVHLGGTENVVEAAEEAGVDYLLQLSALGADPDGPTAYIRSKGRAEEVVRNSELAYTIVRPSVVFGEGGEFVSFTKQLTTPYVTGLPGGGKTRFQPIWVGDLVGLLADAIEDDEHWGETYEFGGPDVLTLGDVTRLVYRSEGKSVRILPVPMPLAGIGMRLADPLPFIPFGGDQYRSLKFDNTVSTNDVSAFGVDESELTTLSAYLE, encoded by the coding sequence ATGGACGTGCTCGTCACCGGCGGAACGGGATTCATCGGGACGCATCTGTGCCGCGAACTCGACGACCGAGGCCACGAGGTGACTGCGCTCTCGCGGCACCCCGAGGAGGCGGCGCTCCCGGAGTCCGTGGAGACCGTCGTCGGCGACGTGACCGCCTACGACTCGATTCAGTCGGCGGTCGAGGGACAGGACGCGGTCGTGAACCTCGTCGCGCTGTCGCCGCTGTTCAAGCCGAAGGGCGGCGACGACCGCCACTTCGAGGTCCACCTCGGCGGCACCGAGAACGTCGTCGAGGCCGCGGAGGAGGCCGGCGTGGACTACCTCCTCCAGCTGTCCGCGCTGGGCGCGGACCCGGACGGCCCGACGGCGTACATCCGGTCGAAGGGACGCGCCGAGGAGGTCGTGCGCAACTCCGAGCTGGCGTACACCATCGTGCGGCCGTCGGTCGTGTTCGGCGAGGGCGGGGAGTTCGTCTCGTTCACGAAGCAGCTGACGACGCCATACGTCACGGGGCTGCCCGGCGGCGGCAAGACGCGGTTCCAGCCCATCTGGGTCGGCGACCTCGTGGGGCTGCTCGCAGACGCAATCGAGGACGACGAGCACTGGGGGGAGACCTACGAGTTCGGCGGCCCGGACGTGTTGACGCTCGGCGACGTGACGCGGCTGGTCTACCGCTCGGAGGGGAAGTCCGTCCGGATTCTACCCGTGCCGATGCCCCTGGCCGGCATCGGGATGCGGCTGGCGGACCCGCTGCCGTTCATCCCGTTCGGCGGCGACCAGTACCGGTCGCTGAAGTTCGACAACACGGTGAGCACC